A window from Candidatus Krumholzibacteriota bacterium encodes these proteins:
- a CDS encoding DUF4276 family protein: MIDINSTVFLVDGQTEIMAIKAKFYMECGSAPEFRKVGCNGKSVTAEGYASAALGTLNAVLRDRFLHIVCVVDREKRRLLAKNFGKKLRESIIRKVVENTKIKEDDIENKLVVFVPDRMFENWILSDIEGIKSCSYLIKQSCRQKNFEGKNGVRELKNIMKVQYKKLLHAKKLFTSVRNRDGCLNSKSFNIFCTEIGIK, encoded by the coding sequence ATGATTGATATTAATTCCACAGTATTTTTAGTTGATGGCCAAACTGAGATAATGGCAATCAAAGCTAAATTTTATATGGAATGCGGTAGTGCGCCAGAATTTAGAAAAGTTGGATGTAATGGAAAGTCTGTCACTGCCGAAGGTTATGCATCAGCTGCCCTTGGAACACTCAATGCCGTTTTACGAGACAGGTTTTTACATATCGTTTGTGTAGTTGACAGAGAAAAAAGAAGGCTTCTAGCTAAAAATTTCGGCAAAAAACTTAGAGAGTCAATAATAAGAAAAGTAGTTGAAAATACTAAGATTAAAGAAGACGACATTGAAAACAAATTAGTTGTATTTGTACCTGATAGAATGTTTGAGAATTGGATATTGAGTGATATCGAAGGAATAAAATCTTGCAGTTATTTGATCAAACAAAGTTGTAGACAAAAAAATTTCGAAGGCAAAAATGGTGTGAGAGAATTAAAAAATATCATGAAAGTGCAATACAAAAAATTATTGCACGCCAAAAAACTGTTTACCTCCGTAAGAAATAGAGATGGTTGTTTAAATTCAAAGTCATTTAACATTTTCTGTACAGAAATAGGAATTAAGTAA
- a CDS encoding AAA family ATPase: MIQKITVSGFKSLNKFRLNFRKGLNVLIGPNGAGKTNICQALGMISAVCDNSIAEYIISVGGKSSLSTLSSNQSRSRLKIGCVGNVKNDLEKESIDLKYKYSLTLRLKTQGMKIYYEKLEIQRLTRDQIYKKVLTASRNSKGNANINIVDLENIGPLRTDLFQEEGKREFNLRIPEMMGFLSVLSVFIYACHLVNADLSFSRAWNIDPYLAKRPTDVLEPSSMLSDGRRMANALHEMEKKGGKEFEEMSHILARILPGFRKINVVTKTETMLNSFSITDHNDVTCPANCLSDGTIKTIALLVGVYGQNASTNIIEEPENYLHPWACQLLIRYLRDHFQKGVCIITTHSETILNLVFPKEIVIVENENGFTKAARATNKSGLKKAISESGFGCGYHYVAGNLGGTPE, from the coding sequence ACGGTGCGGGGAAAACAAATATATGCCAAGCTTTAGGTATGATTTCCGCTGTATGCGATAACTCAATTGCTGAATATATCATTTCAGTTGGAGGAAAATCATCTCTGTCAACTTTAAGTTCGAATCAATCAAGATCGAGGCTGAAAATAGGATGTGTCGGTAACGTTAAAAATGACTTAGAAAAAGAATCAATAGATTTGAAATACAAATATTCTCTAACATTAAGATTAAAAACTCAAGGTATGAAGATATATTATGAGAAATTAGAAATACAGAGATTAACAAGAGATCAAATCTACAAAAAGGTATTGACTGCATCAAGAAATAGTAAGGGTAATGCCAATATTAATATTGTTGATTTGGAAAATATAGGACCTTTAAGAACCGATCTTTTTCAAGAGGAAGGAAAAAGAGAATTTAATTTGAGAATACCTGAGATGATGGGGTTTCTTTCTGTTTTATCGGTTTTTATCTATGCGTGCCATTTGGTTAACGCTGACTTGTCTTTTTCTAGAGCTTGGAATATTGATCCATATCTTGCTAAACGTCCAACCGATGTATTAGAGCCTTCATCTATGTTATCGGATGGCAGGCGAATGGCTAATGCTCTTCATGAGATGGAAAAAAAGGGGGGAAAAGAATTTGAAGAAATGAGCCATATATTGGCAAGAATATTACCTGGTTTCAGGAAAATAAATGTTGTTACAAAAACTGAGACAATGCTAAATTCTTTCTCAATAACCGATCATAATGATGTTACATGCCCTGCCAATTGTCTTTCCGATGGGACAATCAAAACAATTGCACTCCTTGTTGGAGTTTACGGTCAAAACGCTTCAACAAACATTATCGAAGAACCTGAAAACTACCTGCATCCATGGGCATGTCAACTACTTATACGATATTTGAGGGATCATTTTCAAAAAGGAGTTTGCATTATAACAACACATTCAGAAACTATTCTAAATTTAGTTTTTCCTAAAGAAATTGTAATTGTAGAAAATGAGAATGGATTTACAAAAGCTGCCAGGGCAACAAATAAATCTGGGCTGAAAAAAGCTATAAGCGAATCAGGATTCGGGTGTGGATATCATTATGTTGCAGGAAATTTAGGGGGTACGCCTGAATGA
- a CDS encoding ribonuclease HI family protein, whose product MASKNKSNKYVKYIKLVTDGGCRGNPGPGAIAIIIRDGDSNDVLAHYSACIGHTTNNQAEYHALIRGLDMSAKYTRKKVICMLDSNLVVKQMNGLWRLKNDQLRALYHEVKRNENPFEEVVYQHCRRTHQFIKKADWMVNEAFEGRTF is encoded by the coding sequence ATGGCTTCTAAAAATAAATCAAACAAGTACGTTAAATATATCAAACTTGTTACTGATGGTGGATGTCGTGGGAATCCCGGTCCAGGGGCTATAGCAATTATAATACGTGATGGCGATAGTAACGATGTGCTTGCACATTATTCTGCATGCATAGGACATACAACAAATAATCAAGCTGAGTATCATGCTTTGATTAGAGGATTAGATATGTCTGCAAAATATACCAGAAAAAAAGTAATATGCATGCTCGATAGCAACCTTGTAGTAAAACAGATGAATGGTCTTTGGAGATTAAAAAATGATCAACTTAGAGCACTTTACCATGAAGTTAAGCGGAACGAAAATCCTTTTGAAGAAGTAGTCTATCAGCATTGTAGGCGTACTCACCAATTCATAAAAAAAGCTGATTGGATGGTAAACGAAGCATTCGAAGGAAGGACATTTTAA